A section of the Polynucleobacter sp. AP-Jannik-300A-C4 genome encodes:
- a CDS encoding fatty acid desaturase — MSNHINPALSEPSMANPLAPDLPLPHRKVIRSWLIPMAEGQTAKAIALLVLDAALWLGCIAGTIFVESILIKIILGLVAGFVTGRIFILGHDACHQSYTPHRELNKVLGRIAFLPSLTPYSLWDVGHNVVHHGQTNLKGFDFVWAPLSKAEFDALPAWRKALERLYRSGWGPVFYYLIEIWWRREYFPNAKNKPGDRPIFLKDNLLVTGFAIVWIACLIAGALATGQSVWLGLITGFAIPFLFWNGMIGFVVYVHHTHPKVSWYDKKSEWLRAQPFVSTTVHLTFNWVWGSLMHHIMEHTAHHVDMSVPLYRLQEAQNTLETILPERIFVQKFSWAWYFDTARKCKLYDFENKAWLDFDGNKTADSVRVVLSPAPAGQNG; from the coding sequence ATGTCAAACCACATAAATCCAGCACTCTCCGAACCATCTATGGCCAATCCTTTGGCCCCTGATCTTCCATTGCCGCATCGTAAAGTCATCCGCAGCTGGCTAATCCCAATGGCTGAAGGGCAAACAGCAAAGGCAATCGCGCTTCTGGTTTTGGACGCAGCTTTGTGGCTGGGCTGTATTGCTGGGACTATTTTTGTTGAAAGCATTCTGATCAAGATCATCTTGGGCTTAGTTGCTGGCTTCGTTACTGGTCGAATCTTCATTTTGGGTCATGATGCCTGCCACCAAAGCTACACACCACACCGCGAACTCAATAAAGTCTTGGGTCGTATTGCATTCTTGCCGTCCTTAACCCCATATAGCTTATGGGATGTAGGCCACAACGTGGTTCACCACGGGCAAACCAACCTTAAGGGCTTTGACTTCGTCTGGGCCCCTCTATCAAAAGCCGAATTTGATGCTCTGCCTGCATGGCGCAAAGCGCTAGAGCGTCTTTACCGTAGCGGCTGGGGTCCAGTTTTCTATTACCTGATTGAAATCTGGTGGAGACGCGAGTACTTCCCAAATGCTAAAAACAAGCCAGGCGATCGTCCAATTTTCCTGAAGGACAACCTGTTGGTGACTGGTTTTGCCATAGTTTGGATTGCTTGCCTCATTGCTGGCGCCCTTGCCACCGGTCAATCAGTTTGGCTTGGCCTGATCACCGGCTTTGCTATTCCCTTCTTATTCTGGAACGGGATGATCGGCTTTGTGGTTTATGTTCACCATACCCATCCAAAAGTTTCTTGGTATGACAAGAAATCCGAGTGGTTGCGTGCCCAGCCTTTTGTGTCCACTACAGTTCATCTGACCTTTAACTGGGTTTGGGGCTCTTTGATGCACCATATCATGGAGCACACCGCCCACCACGTAGATATGAGCGTTCCCCTATATCGCCTCCAAGAAGCCCAAAATACCCTTGAAACCATCCTTCCAGAGCGTATTTTTGTTCAAAAGTTCTCTTGGGCCTGGTATTTCGATACAGCCCGAAAGTGCAAGCTGTATGACTTTGAAAATAAGGCTTGGTTAGATTTCGATGGCAATAAAACGGCTGATTCAGTCCGAGTTGTCCTGAGCCCAGCCCCAGCGGGACAAAACGGGTAA
- a CDS encoding cytochrome c5 family protein — protein sequence MSEAHGNLIKSPKQLIIMVFASFFVPLIIILLLMVFVNNGKRTDAEASAEVLIKPVAKLNFKDASKPRELQTGEQVYKAVCASCHASGAAGAPKFGDTAAWSARLGKGYDGLLTSVVKGKGAMPARGGASPADISDYELGRAVAYLANSAGGTLPEPKAPNPPAAK from the coding sequence ATGAGCGAAGCGCACGGCAACCTAATTAAGTCCCCTAAACAACTAATCATCATGGTGTTTGCTAGCTTTTTTGTGCCACTGATTATTATTTTGTTACTAATGGTGTTTGTAAATAACGGCAAGCGTACGGATGCTGAAGCATCTGCCGAGGTATTGATTAAACCCGTTGCAAAATTAAACTTTAAAGATGCTAGCAAGCCGCGTGAGTTGCAAACTGGTGAGCAGGTATATAAGGCAGTCTGTGCATCATGCCATGCAAGTGGTGCTGCTGGTGCACCGAAGTTTGGCGATACTGCCGCTTGGAGCGCTCGTCTAGGCAAGGGTTATGACGGCTTATTGACCTCAGTAGTCAAAGGCAAAGGTGCAATGCCAGCCAGAGGTGGAGCGAGTCCAGCCGATATTAGTGATTATGAATTGGGCCGCGCTGTAGCCTACTTGGCAAATTCTGCTGGTGGTACATTGCCAGAGCCTAAGGCTCCCAATCCCCCTGCCGCTAAATAA
- the rsmI gene encoding 16S rRNA (cytidine(1402)-2'-O)-methyltransferase → MELSSFDFLKQQDLPAGALYMVATPIGNLGDITLRALHVLNSVDGIACEDTRHSAPLLQHFGIHKKCVALHEHNEIAGAQNIIEHLSQNERWAYVSDAGTPGVSDPGARLVNAVQKAGFRIIPIPGASAVSSAISASGSVMLPSEGRFQFLGFWPNKAKERSTFIKDIRSNSKASIFFESPHQIRETLMMINKELEPERQILVGRELTKKFEQLVSLTAADVPAWLDKAESLKGEFIVLVAGRQANADEAPEHSTLLVWANALSPYLGSKEIAAVLAQTLGLSKKDAYQVALDAKGQADGQ, encoded by the coding sequence ATGGAATTAAGCTCCTTTGACTTTTTAAAACAGCAGGATCTTCCTGCGGGAGCCCTGTATATGGTTGCCACCCCTATTGGTAATTTAGGGGATATCACCTTACGCGCGCTGCACGTCCTAAATTCCGTGGATGGTATTGCCTGTGAAGACACTAGGCATAGCGCGCCCCTGCTTCAACACTTTGGGATTCATAAAAAATGTGTCGCCCTGCATGAGCACAATGAAATTGCTGGCGCTCAAAATATTATTGAGCATCTTTCTCAAAACGAACGTTGGGCCTATGTTTCAGATGCTGGCACTCCAGGCGTTTCTGACCCAGGTGCACGCCTGGTAAATGCGGTTCAAAAAGCAGGCTTTCGAATTATCCCCATACCCGGTGCTAGCGCAGTATCTTCTGCCATCTCTGCCAGTGGCTCAGTAATGCTGCCATCGGAAGGACGCTTTCAGTTTCTCGGCTTCTGGCCCAACAAAGCAAAAGAGCGAAGCACGTTCATCAAAGACATTCGAAGTAATTCAAAGGCAAGCATTTTTTTTGAATCGCCACATCAAATCCGCGAAACGCTGATGATGATTAACAAAGAGCTGGAACCAGAACGGCAGATACTGGTGGGCAGGGAGCTTACTAAAAAATTTGAGCAACTCGTCTCACTCACTGCTGCAGATGTTCCCGCATGGCTTGATAAAGCAGAAAGCCTCAAGGGTGAATTTATTGTTTTGGTAGCTGGCCGCCAGGCTAATGCCGATGAAGCCCCAGAGCACTCCACGCTATTGGTGTGGGCAAATGCTCTAAGCCCTTATTTAGGTAGCAAGGAAATTGCCGCTGTACTCGCACAAACTCTAGGGCTGAGCAAGAAAGATGCCTACCAGGTTGCGCTTGATGCTAAAGGCCAAGCTGATGGACAATAA
- a CDS encoding phosphoheptose isomerase gives MDKDTLERLRARASQHFLDSIAVKQEAEKILPEQIARGIVAMTDCLRAGGKVMACGNGGSAADAQHFAAELIGRFERERQELAAIALTTDTSILTAVGNDYSYDEIFSKQVRGLGKKSDILIGISTSGNSKNVVKAIEAAKKMGIKIIALTGNGGGKIASLLDADDIHLCAPSTRTARIQETHLVLLHALCDGVDHLLLD, from the coding sequence ATGGATAAAGATACCCTTGAACGGCTTCGCGCTCGCGCATCCCAACATTTCTTGGACAGCATTGCAGTAAAGCAAGAAGCTGAAAAAATACTTCCAGAGCAAATTGCGCGCGGCATAGTCGCTATGACAGACTGTTTGCGTGCCGGTGGAAAAGTGATGGCTTGCGGCAATGGCGGATCAGCTGCGGACGCACAACATTTTGCTGCCGAGTTGATTGGTCGCTTTGAGAGAGAGCGACAAGAGTTAGCTGCGATTGCATTGACAACCGATACTTCAATTTTGACCGCAGTCGGAAACGATTACAGTTATGACGAGATCTTTAGCAAGCAAGTACGCGGCCTTGGAAAAAAAAGCGACATCTTAATTGGCATTTCTACTTCAGGAAATTCAAAAAACGTAGTGAAGGCTATTGAGGCTGCAAAAAAAATGGGGATCAAAATTATTGCCCTGACTGGTAATGGCGGTGGAAAAATTGCAAGCCTATTGGATGCGGATGATATTCATCTATGTGCACCCTCCACTCGTACTGCACGTATTCAAGAAACGCATTTAGTTTTACTTCACGCGCTATGTGATGGCGTAGACCATTTATTGCTTGATTAA
- a CDS encoding BON domain-containing protein, whose translation MRNTPTIKLFAALLIASFLSGCGVLAVGGVVAGASVMADRRTPAVQAIDKGIELEAGNALSKRYGDDAHINVTSFNQKVLLTGEVKDADIKGQAGAYVKAMKNARSVFNELIIGPNSSYTARANDTFLESKIKTQMIFTDKLPSNSMAIVAEGSSVYLMGILTQNEAAIAKKVASNADGVKDVYAYFDIISEAEKVRLEKQGKADESQPNSAPKQ comes from the coding sequence ATGCGAAATACACCCACCATCAAACTCTTTGCTGCACTTTTGATTGCATCATTTTTATCTGGTTGCGGAGTGTTGGCTGTTGGTGGTGTTGTGGCAGGCGCGAGTGTTATGGCTGATCGTCGTACGCCAGCAGTTCAGGCAATCGATAAGGGTATTGAGTTGGAGGCAGGAAATGCTCTGTCCAAACGTTATGGCGATGATGCGCACATCAATGTCACCTCATTCAATCAAAAGGTATTGTTAACTGGCGAGGTGAAAGATGCCGATATTAAAGGCCAGGCTGGTGCTTATGTAAAGGCGATGAAGAATGCGCGTTCCGTTTTTAATGAATTGATCATTGGACCAAATAGCTCTTATACAGCTCGCGCGAACGATACTTTCCTTGAATCCAAAATCAAAACACAAATGATTTTTACCGATAAGCTGCCATCCAATTCGATGGCGATTGTTGCTGAAGGTAGTAGCGTTTATTTGATGGGAATTCTGACGCAAAATGAAGCAGCAATTGCCAAGAAAGTAGCAAGCAACGCTGACGGTGTAAAAGATGTTTACGCCTATTTCGATATTATTTCTGAGGCAGAAAAAGTGCGCCTAGAAAAACAAGGCAAGGCGGATGAGTCTCAGCCTAACTCTGCTCCAAAGCAGTAA
- a CDS encoding c-type cytochrome — translation MKFFLLATLLSIFSASATADDAKAFALAKQSACLGCHAKDKKIVGPSFQAIAKKYANDPGATVFLKNKIIKGGSGSWGVVPMPANAKLSDADVSLLTGWILRGAPSAN, via the coding sequence GTGAAATTTTTTTTGCTCGCCACCCTCCTCTCAATTTTCTCTGCAAGTGCGACCGCGGATGATGCAAAGGCATTCGCACTTGCAAAACAAAGTGCTTGCTTAGGGTGCCATGCAAAAGATAAAAAAATTGTGGGACCAAGTTTTCAGGCGATTGCAAAAAAATATGCGAATGACCCTGGGGCAACAGTGTTTTTAAAAAACAAAATTATTAAAGGTGGCTCTGGATCTTGGGGTGTTGTGCCTATGCCAGCAAATGCGAAGTTAAGCGATGCCGATGTATCTTTATTGACAGGCTGGATTTTGCGCGGAGCGCCTAGCGCAAATTAA
- a CDS encoding GNAT family N-acetyltransferase: protein MHHKLATNHLPSKPYTAGSVVPVRELHAGHKCEILRHLLLLSEEDRRLRFGTQTPDEVIHHYVDGLDFNRDTVFGSFDSGLNLIGMAHLAYLPKIKDQPRAAEFGVSVLSTGRGKGIGTALLARASVHSRNTRIETLFVHCLANNRAMMHLAQKAGMRVEYAYGDADAYLKLPPANPGTIVEEAANEQWADFDYALKENFKRSNDAWSWFLGKPLVRPT from the coding sequence ATGCACCATAAATTAGCGACCAATCACTTACCTAGCAAGCCATATACGGCAGGCTCAGTTGTTCCTGTTCGTGAATTACATGCTGGACACAAGTGTGAGATATTGCGTCATCTTTTACTTCTAAGTGAAGAGGATCGCCGTCTACGCTTTGGCACTCAAACGCCTGATGAGGTTATTCATCATTATGTAGATGGGCTAGATTTCAATAGGGATACCGTTTTTGGTAGCTTTGATTCAGGGCTAAACCTGATTGGCATGGCGCATTTGGCCTATTTACCAAAGATCAAAGATCAGCCACGGGCCGCAGAGTTTGGTGTGTCTGTGCTCTCGACTGGGCGTGGAAAGGGCATAGGCACAGCATTGCTGGCACGCGCTTCAGTGCACTCACGCAATACTCGTATCGAAACCTTGTTTGTGCACTGCCTAGCAAATAATAGAGCCATGATGCATCTGGCTCAAAAGGCTGGAATGCGCGTTGAATATGCATATGGCGATGCAGATGCTTACTTGAAATTACCGCCCGCAAATCCCGGCACAATTGTTGAAGAAGCTGCCAATGAGCAATGGGCTGACTTTGACTATGCGCTGAAAGAAAATTTCAAGCGCTCAAATGATGCGTGGTCCTGGTTTCTAGGCAAACCTCTAGTTCGCCCAACTTAA